The genomic interval GCTGGACCGAGTGCGCCGGCGTGGGCGAAGCCTGGACGCTGGCAATCGTGCTGCACGAGGAAGGACTGCTTGCGCGCACCGAGATCTTCGCCACGGTGGCCAACGACGAGTTGCTGGCCGAGGTGCGTGAAGCGTCGATCGACGCGTTCGCGTTGCCGGCCTTGCAGGAGCAGTATGCCGCCAGCGGCGGTACCGCTGCCCTGTCCGACTATTTCGAGCTCAAGGACGGCCGCGCTGTCCTGCTGCCGCGCCTGCGTTCGCGCATCACCTGGGCGCAGTACAACCTGGTGACCGAT from Massilia sp. Se16.2.3 carries:
- a CDS encoding CheR family methyltransferase — protein: MGEAWTLAIVLHEEGLLARTEIFATVANDELLAEVREASIDAFALPALQEQYAASGGTAALSDYFELKDGRAVLLPRLRSRITWAQYNLVTDASFNEFQAIVCCRALADFGPMLRQRVLRLFFESLSRFGVLATDRELAASDAHAAAYQPLGDAPAWYKRVG